A portion of the Mesobacillus sp. AQ2 genome contains these proteins:
- a CDS encoding cupin domain-containing protein produces MEFYNFKKDIGAAITKFDSDFVMSRIVRTVNATHIGFMYLDENGIIGFHQATMPQLLLVVSGSGIVRGESEEYFKVEPGTAVFWQKGEWHETKTDKGLTAVVIESEELNPASYMAKVES; encoded by the coding sequence ATGGAATTCTATAATTTTAAAAAGGACATTGGAGCGGCCATCACAAAATTTGATTCGGACTTTGTGATGTCAAGGATTGTAAGGACAGTGAACGCAACCCATATTGGGTTTATGTATCTAGATGAGAATGGGATCATCGGTTTTCATCAGGCAACCATGCCGCAGCTATTGCTGGTGGTAAGCGGCTCCGGCATTGTTCGCGGAGAATCGGAAGAATACTTTAAAGTAGAGCCTGGCACTGCAGTATTCTGGCAAAAAGGCGAGTGGCATGAAACAAAGACAGACAAGGGTTTAACTGCAGTGGTCATAGAAAGCGAAGAGTTGAATCCGGCCTCTTATATGGCAAAGGTGGAAAGCTGA
- a CDS encoding HAD-IIIA family hydrolase has protein sequence MDREGTLGGSDFVTFPGEFTLFPGVEESIKQLKKRGILVCSFTNQPGVADEEASAESFDSELKAFGFDRVYLCPHRHGEGCECRKPGIGMLKRAAEENGLDLRNCVVIGDRWTDLLASDEAGCMKILVKTGSGNQAFENYRNKEYKGRWAEVQPDYIAEDLNDAINWLTVEE, from the coding sequence ATCGACCGGGAAGGTACTCTGGGTGGAAGTGATTTCGTCACTTTTCCGGGAGAATTTACATTGTTTCCGGGTGTTGAAGAATCTATTAAGCAATTGAAAAAGCGCGGGATCTTAGTCTGTTCGTTCACGAACCAGCCGGGAGTGGCTGACGAAGAAGCTTCTGCTGAAAGCTTTGACAGTGAATTGAAGGCATTTGGTTTTGATAGGGTTTACCTTTGTCCTCATCGTCATGGTGAAGGCTGCGAATGCAGGAAACCTGGTATTGGTATGTTGAAAAGGGCAGCGGAAGAAAACGGGCTGGATTTAAGAAATTGTGTCGTCATCGGTGATCGATGGACAGATCTACTCGCTTCTGATGAAGCAGGTTGCATGAAAATCCTGGTGAAAACTGGCAGCGGCAACCAGGCTTTCGAAAATTACCGTAACAAGGAGTACAAAGGACGCTGGGCTGAGGTGCAGCCTGACTATATTGCAGAGGATCTAAACGATGCGATCAACTGGCTTACTGTGGAGGAGTGA
- a CDS encoding NUDIX hydrolase codes for MGYIEDLRKVIGHQPLILVGTAVAVINENGEFLLQKRHDGQWGVPGGFLELGESTEDAGRREVFEETGLEIGRLELVGVFSGKEHYVKLPNGDEFYSVTVAYMTRDIKGGELKADGVETEETRFFHVNDLPEKLNPMIKNLMKQFTLAV; via the coding sequence ATGGGATATATCGAGGATTTGCGGAAGGTGATTGGCCACCAGCCGCTTATTTTAGTGGGAACAGCAGTGGCAGTGATCAACGAAAATGGAGAGTTTTTATTGCAGAAACGTCACGACGGACAGTGGGGTGTTCCAGGAGGTTTTCTTGAATTAGGGGAGTCGACAGAGGATGCAGGCAGACGTGAAGTGTTCGAAGAAACTGGGCTCGAAATAGGGAGACTAGAACTGGTTGGAGTTTTCTCGGGTAAGGAGCACTATGTAAAGCTGCCAAACGGGGATGAGTTTTATTCGGTAACAGTTGCGTATATGACTAGGGATATTAAAGGTGGAGAATTGAAAGCAGATGGAGTGGAAACGGAAGAGACCCGCTTTTTTCATGTGAATGATTTGCCAGAGAAGCTGAATCCGATGATTAAGAATCTTATGAAGCAATTTACATTAGCAGTCTAG
- a CDS encoding NUDIX hydrolase: MDATFYMEKTVFNYRVAAVMIVNNHILIHRQADDEHWALPGGRVTVMEDSQTSIVREVKEELGIDVKVDRLLWFTENFFDYKHRDFHEIGLYYHVSPLEGSFDFQADAFFGEEGERLVYQWVPISQLAKIKLYPEFIRTSLHAVPETPQHLIVKQYSIRAGK, from the coding sequence ATGGACGCTACATTTTACATGGAAAAGACGGTTTTTAATTATCGTGTCGCAGCTGTGATGATAGTTAACAACCATATACTCATACATAGGCAGGCAGACGATGAACACTGGGCATTGCCAGGTGGCAGGGTCACGGTAATGGAAGATTCACAAACCAGTATTGTAAGAGAAGTAAAGGAAGAATTGGGAATAGACGTCAAAGTGGATCGGCTGTTATGGTTTACCGAAAACTTCTTTGACTACAAACATAGAGATTTTCATGAAATTGGCTTGTATTATCATGTATCACCATTGGAAGGCAGCTTCGATTTTCAAGCAGATGCGTTCTTTGGGGAAGAAGGAGAACGATTAGTTTACCAATGGGTGCCAATCAGCCAACTTGCAAAGATAAAGCTGTACCCCGAGTTTATCAGAACCTCTCTTCATGCAGTGCCTGAAACTCCTCAGCATTTGATTGTAAAGCAGTATAGTATCAGGGCTGGAAAGTGA
- a CDS encoding class I SAM-dependent methyltransferase, producing MLSKQGFDLWANGYDKTVQVSEESGVYPFAGYRAILNAIFKKVMGKENARVLDIGFGTGVLTSKLYDHGHQIDGIDFSSRMIALAQPKMPKANLIEWDITNGLPEDIKAKKYDYIVSTYALHHLTDEEKRQFIRILLPMLEEKGKILIGDIAFDTRQELETCRHDSIDFWDEDEFYFVFDELQSMLKEECKLEFQAMSHCGGVIIITRT from the coding sequence ATGTTAAGCAAACAGGGCTTTGATTTATGGGCGAATGGCTATGATAAGACCGTGCAGGTAAGCGAGGAAAGTGGAGTCTACCCATTCGCCGGGTATAGGGCTATTTTAAATGCCATTTTTAAAAAAGTGATGGGGAAAGAAAATGCGAGGGTTTTAGATATCGGTTTTGGTACAGGAGTTTTGACATCCAAGCTGTATGACCATGGACATCAGATCGATGGAATAGATTTTTCATCACGGATGATTGCACTCGCTCAACCCAAGATGCCGAAGGCCAACTTGATCGAATGGGATATTACAAACGGACTGCCTGAAGATATTAAGGCAAAGAAGTATGATTACATTGTCAGTACATATGCATTGCATCATTTAACCGACGAGGAAAAAAGACAGTTTATTAGAATATTATTGCCAATGCTTGAGGAGAAAGGAAAAATCTTGATTGGGGACATCGCTTTTGATACTAGACAAGAGCTAGAAACCTGCAGACATGACAGTATTGATTTCTGGGACGAAGATGAATTTTACTTTGTTTTTGATGAATTGCAATCTATGTTGAAAGAGGAATGCAAGTTGGAATTTCAGGCGATGTCCCACTGTGGCGGTGTCATTATAATTACTAGAACATAA
- a CDS encoding FAD-dependent monooxygenase yields the protein MSLAMNKPEITIIGAGIGGLSAAIALQQKGLMVKVFEKGTELKETGAGIVLAANAIKALEKLGLANQVRQAGSPVKKAEIRTSDGRLIVNMPVHKQAERYGTYSYLIYRPDLQRILYEKLTPDSVVFGKKFSGLNHEGKKVTSFFENDEMDIADLFIGADGVHSKVREEIVKDSPLRYSGYTAFRGISYFEDDRFPVELGGGFEAWGRGKRFGFSHLGKGRVFWFAAVNMPEGTLITTEKIKSVVLQHFKGWWGPIEAVIESTEESKILVHKIFDRKPVDDWHKGRAVLLGDAAHPMLPNLGQGGAQAMEDALVLTNCLEQYPREIEKALNQYEQLRSSRTKKIVQSSRMMARMMQLENSAAIRLRNLLLRSTPDEMKIKRLDWVLGYEVQNWN from the coding sequence ATGTCTTTAGCAATGAACAAACCTGAGATAACGATTATCGGTGCTGGTATTGGAGGCTTATCTGCCGCGATTGCCTTGCAGCAAAAGGGATTGATGGTAAAAGTCTTTGAGAAAGGTACAGAACTGAAAGAAACTGGTGCAGGCATTGTGCTGGCAGCCAATGCGATTAAGGCATTGGAAAAGTTAGGGCTTGCCAATCAAGTGCGTCAAGCGGGTTCACCGGTCAAGAAGGCGGAAATTAGAACCTCTGATGGCAGGCTCATTGTGAACATGCCGGTCCATAAACAGGCCGAACGGTATGGGACTTATAGTTATTTGATTTACCGGCCGGATTTGCAAAGGATTTTATATGAAAAATTAACACCTGATAGCGTTGTGTTTGGGAAAAAGTTTTCAGGGCTGAATCATGAGGGGAAGAAAGTCACCAGTTTTTTTGAGAATGATGAGATGGATATTGCAGATCTTTTTATCGGAGCGGATGGAGTTCACTCGAAAGTGAGAGAGGAAATTGTTAAGGATTCTCCTTTGCGTTATTCAGGCTACACCGCTTTCAGGGGGATATCTTATTTTGAGGATGATCGTTTCCCAGTGGAGCTCGGTGGAGGCTTTGAAGCTTGGGGAAGGGGTAAAAGGTTTGGTTTTTCTCATTTAGGAAAAGGTCGCGTGTTTTGGTTCGCAGCGGTGAACATGCCAGAAGGGACTCTAATAACGACAGAAAAGATTAAAAGCGTTGTTCTACAGCATTTTAAGGGTTGGTGGGGTCCTATAGAAGCAGTCATTGAATCAACTGAAGAATCGAAAATCCTTGTACATAAGATTTTTGACAGAAAGCCAGTTGATGATTGGCATAAGGGAAGAGCTGTACTTTTGGGAGATGCAGCACATCCGATGCTTCCGAATCTCGGTCAGGGTGGAGCCCAGGCGATGGAGGATGCGCTAGTCCTTACAAATTGTCTAGAACAATATCCAAGGGAAATTGAAAAAGCACTGAACCAATATGAACAATTGAGGAGTTCCCGTACTAAAAAAATTGTTCAAAGCTCCAGGATGATGGCCAGAATGATGCAACTCGAAAATTCGGCCGCGATTAGATTACGAAATCTCCTGCTAAGAAGTACACCAGACGAAATGAAAATCAAAAGGCTGGACTGGGTTCTTGGATATGAGGTTCAAAATTGGAATTGA
- a CDS encoding VOC family protein, which translates to MIFEMTYQVRVTDFEEGLRWYKNLLNKEPDFTPHSGFAEWELIPGAWLQVAEGKPAEGCGPLRLGVRSLEGERSRLVRELDVELFEIYEREEVPVKWATFSDPWGNEIGFFEYIDEREMHKRITAILGSKK; encoded by the coding sequence GTGATTTTTGAAATGACGTATCAGGTGCGAGTAACAGATTTTGAAGAAGGTTTGCGCTGGTATAAAAATTTACTTAATAAAGAGCCGGATTTTACCCCTCATAGTGGGTTTGCTGAATGGGAGTTGATTCCCGGAGCGTGGCTTCAGGTAGCGGAAGGGAAACCTGCGGAAGGGTGCGGCCCATTGCGTTTGGGAGTAAGGTCGCTTGAGGGTGAACGATCTCGATTAGTCAGGGAACTAGATGTTGAGCTATTTGAGATTTACGAGAGAGAAGAAGTTCCTGTCAAGTGGGCGACTTTTTCCGATCCTTGGGGAAATGAGATTGGTTTCTTTGAATATATTGATGAGAGGGAAATGCATAAAAGAATAACGGCCATTTTAGGGAGTA